A section of the Stenotrophomonas sp. 364 genome encodes:
- a CDS encoding thioesterase family protein, whose amino-acid sequence MNLWFRLLYLLLCSFFRPRLAAPFGVSRLPFRVLPNDLDSNLHMTNGRYWNIFDLGRLDLILRMGLGRVALREKWAPIVGAGTIQFRRELKPFQRFTLETRLVGWVGTRVIMEQRVLLGEEKIATRALLVTGIYDRRQRRFVDMPRMMQSIGADDVPSPPLSKAADALLAADAALKQDDA is encoded by the coding sequence ATGAATCTCTGGTTCCGCCTGCTGTACCTGCTGCTGTGCAGCTTCTTCCGGCCACGGCTGGCCGCCCCGTTCGGGGTGTCACGGCTGCCGTTCCGGGTGCTGCCCAATGACCTGGACAGCAACCTGCACATGACCAATGGGCGCTACTGGAACATCTTCGATCTGGGCCGCCTCGATCTGATCCTGCGGATGGGCCTGGGCCGGGTGGCACTGCGCGAAAAATGGGCACCGATCGTCGGCGCCGGCACCATCCAGTTCCGTCGCGAACTGAAGCCCTTCCAGCGCTTCACGCTGGAAACGCGGCTGGTGGGCTGGGTCGGCACGCGGGTGATCATGGAGCAGCGCGTGCTGCTGGGCGAAGAGAAGATCGCCACCCGCGCCCTGCTGGTCACCGGCATCTACGACCGCCGCCAGCGCCGCTTCGTGGACATGCCGCGGATGATGCAGTCCATCGGCGCCGACGACGTGCCCTCGCCGCCGCTGAGCAAGGCCGCCGACGCGCTGCTGGCGGCAGACGCCGCACTCAAGCAGGATGACGCCTGA
- a CDS encoding TetR/AcrR family transcriptional regulator, whose product MSPRPTDAPQRVIAAAADMLARVGLNATSIREVTKAADAPLGSTYHHFPGGKQELLARATTQAGDKVDALLAELLRDGAEPGLQQFLQMWRARLLRTQFAAGCPVLAAAVEEPVDAVASQARGAAAAVFAQWEHRLGSALVAAGHAPAQAAAQATLIIASVEGAVAMCRAMQDIAPFDRVAAQLQALVALPARG is encoded by the coding sequence ATGTCGCCTCGTCCTACCGATGCACCCCAGCGCGTCATCGCGGCGGCGGCGGACATGTTGGCGCGGGTGGGCCTCAATGCCACCAGCATCCGCGAGGTGACCAAGGCGGCCGATGCACCGCTGGGCTCCACGTATCACCATTTCCCGGGCGGCAAGCAGGAGCTGCTGGCGCGTGCCACCACCCAGGCCGGGGACAAGGTGGATGCACTGCTGGCCGAACTTTTGCGGGACGGCGCGGAGCCGGGCCTGCAGCAGTTTCTGCAGATGTGGCGCGCGCGCCTGCTGCGAACGCAGTTCGCCGCTGGCTGCCCGGTGCTGGCGGCGGCGGTCGAAGAACCGGTGGACGCGGTGGCCAGCCAGGCACGCGGTGCCGCGGCGGCGGTGTTCGCGCAGTGGGAACACCGGCTGGGCAGCGCGTTGGTTGCCGCTGGCCATGCGCCGGCCCAGGCCGCCGCGCAGGCCACGTTGATCATCGCCAGCGTGGAAGGTGCCGTGGCAATGTGCCGGGCGATGCAGGACATCGCACCGTTCGACCGGGTAGCGGCGCAGCTGCAGGCGCTGGTGGCGTTGCCTGCGCGCGGATGA
- a CDS encoding VOC family protein: MLHHLSLGVRDLAAAGAFYDAALGALGYRRVFEDDTAIGYGLVDDEDLLCLKLRDDAAAPGPGFHLAFSAPTRTAVQEFHRAALQAGGHDNGPAGLRPDYGDRYYAAFVIDPDGHRIEAVTKQVQP; this comes from the coding sequence ATGCTGCATCACCTGTCCCTTGGAGTCCGCGACCTGGCTGCGGCCGGCGCGTTCTACGACGCCGCACTCGGCGCGCTGGGCTACCGCCGCGTATTCGAGGATGACACTGCCATCGGATACGGGCTGGTCGATGACGAAGACCTGCTGTGCCTGAAACTGCGCGACGATGCCGCCGCGCCCGGGCCTGGCTTCCACCTGGCCTTCAGCGCCCCCACGCGCACGGCCGTGCAGGAGTTCCACCGCGCCGCGCTGCAGGCCGGCGGGCATGACAACGGCCCCGCCGGACTGCGGCCGGATTACGGTGACCGTTACTACGCGGCGTTCGTGATCGACCCCGATGGCCATCGCATCGAGGCGGTCACCAAGCAGGTGCAGCCATGA
- a CDS encoding TonB-dependent receptor encodes MSLSPYLPCPALLSLAVALGLSAAAHAAPQATTLDAVNVTAASETEQARAALKRVPGASNVVDLTKADGRLSTSADVLAYQPGISAQSPGNEGAKVSIRGSGINRGPGAHASGIAVSLDGLPLSGPGGTPYELLEPLWLSRAEVLRGANGFERGALALGGAINYVSRSGRDSAGLELQYEAGSRGYQKRSVGYGGVSGDVDYCLAYTDTESDGYQRHAASDGKGAMANLGWQITPTLETRFFVRYRETNHETPGRLTRDQIRNDPRAANPANLAIDARRPQPGSTWIGNMTTWQIDEASSLQAGLVYHKYPMDLNESLYRQQLDYSNLNATVDYRHRHLLLGRTSVTTLGLRVTHDLDADVRETLRFASNGYVAGTHTRDFSHHGTDSTLHIGNDLALTDALHLQTGLALINTRRDVQVTWPATPERLSEHQWDYAPRLGFTWQQTPQTQWFGNLSRSVEPAHPWSMIWGSNQYFAAGNGASTGRQRAPVQLDNQTATTLELGARGDSVLGRWELTGYYARVLHELLTVEVMPVPNLFVAENNASPTVHRGLEAGLDSTLWQGRDGRLSLRQAYTFSDFHYRDDALFGSNRLPGLPRHYYQAELRYDHPTGFYAALNTEYASAMFVDYANSVRADSHAIVGSRVGFDAPSGRWQAWAEMRNIGDRHYAATVTPGYNDAGKDVARSTPGEGRGVYAGLRWRFD; translated from the coding sequence ATGTCGCTTTCGCCGTACCTCCCCTGCCCCGCCCTGCTGTCCCTGGCCGTCGCCCTCGGCCTTTCCGCTGCCGCCCACGCCGCGCCCCAGGCCACCACTCTCGACGCGGTCAACGTGACCGCCGCCAGCGAGACCGAGCAGGCCCGCGCTGCGCTCAAGCGCGTTCCCGGCGCCAGCAACGTGGTGGACCTGACCAAGGCCGACGGCCGGCTGTCGACCAGCGCCGATGTGCTGGCCTACCAGCCCGGCATCAGTGCGCAGTCGCCGGGCAACGAAGGCGCCAAGGTGTCCATTCGTGGCTCGGGCATCAACCGGGGTCCGGGCGCGCATGCGTCGGGCATTGCGGTGTCGCTGGATGGGTTGCCGTTGAGTGGCCCCGGTGGCACGCCGTATGAGCTGCTTGAACCGCTGTGGCTGAGCCGGGCCGAGGTGCTGCGCGGTGCCAACGGGTTCGAGCGTGGCGCCTTGGCGCTGGGCGGTGCCATCAACTACGTGAGCCGCAGCGGGCGCGATTCGGCCGGGCTGGAACTGCAGTACGAAGCAGGCAGCCGCGGGTACCAGAAGCGCAGCGTCGGCTATGGCGGGGTGAGCGGCGATGTCGACTACTGCCTGGCCTACACCGATACCGAATCGGACGGTTACCAGCGCCACGCCGCCAGTGACGGCAAGGGCGCGATGGCCAACCTGGGCTGGCAGATCACCCCGACCCTGGAAACACGCTTCTTCGTGCGTTACCGCGAGACCAATCACGAAACGCCCGGGCGCCTGACCCGCGACCAGATCCGCAACGACCCGCGTGCGGCCAACCCGGCCAACCTGGCCATCGACGCGCGCCGTCCGCAGCCGGGCAGCACCTGGATCGGCAACATGACCACCTGGCAGATCGACGAAGCGTCCTCGCTGCAGGCCGGGCTGGTGTATCACAAGTACCCGATGGACTTGAACGAAAGCCTGTACCGGCAGCAGCTGGACTACAGCAACCTCAACGCCACCGTGGATTACCGCCACCGCCACCTGCTGTTGGGCCGCACCAGCGTGACCACGCTGGGCCTGCGCGTCACCCACGACCTGGACGCGGATGTGCGCGAGACGCTGCGCTTTGCCAGCAACGGTTACGTCGCCGGTACCCACACGCGCGACTTTTCGCACCACGGCACCGACAGCACGCTGCACATCGGCAACGACCTGGCCCTGACCGACGCGCTGCACCTGCAGACCGGGCTGGCGCTGATCAACACCCGCCGCGATGTACAGGTGACCTGGCCGGCCACACCCGAGCGCCTGAGCGAGCACCAGTGGGACTATGCGCCTCGGCTGGGCTTCACCTGGCAGCAGACACCGCAGACGCAGTGGTTCGGCAACCTGAGCCGTTCGGTGGAGCCGGCGCACCCGTGGTCGATGATCTGGGGTTCGAACCAGTACTTCGCGGCAGGCAATGGGGCATCCACCGGTCGCCAGCGCGCGCCGGTGCAGCTGGACAACCAGACCGCCACCACGCTGGAACTGGGTGCACGCGGCGACAGCGTGCTCGGCCGCTGGGAGCTCACCGGCTACTACGCCCGCGTGCTGCATGAACTGCTCACCGTGGAAGTGATGCCGGTACCGAACCTGTTTGTGGCCGAGAACAACGCCAGCCCGACCGTGCACCGCGGCCTGGAAGCCGGGCTGGACAGCACGCTGTGGCAGGGGCGCGATGGCCGCCTGTCGTTGCGCCAGGCCTACACCTTCAGCGACTTCCACTACCGCGATGACGCGCTGTTCGGCAGCAACCGCCTGCCCGGCCTGCCCCGCCACTACTACCAGGCCGAGCTGCGGTACGACCATCCCACCGGTTTCTACGCCGCGCTCAACACCGAGTACGCCTCGGCGATGTTCGTGGACTACGCCAACAGCGTCCGCGCCGACAGCCACGCCATCGTCGGCAGCCGGGTCGGGTTTGATGCCCCCAGCGGGCGCTGGCAGGCGTGGGCGGAGATGCGCAACATCGGCGACCGCCACTACGCGGCGACGGTGACGCCCGGCTACAACGATGCCGGCAAGGACGTGGCCCGCTCCACCCCGGGCGAAGGCCGCGGGGTGTATGCCGGCCTGCGCTGGCGTTTCGACTGA